One genomic segment of Kiloniellales bacterium includes these proteins:
- a CDS encoding alpha/beta fold hydrolase, with protein sequence MKRGILLAALLWAAATGMALAAEGLPLTPGKDYEFPFDNAFAATVVGTPSRLAAELPDRVPKQEIGLTLFPERRIPELFWYNDKLRFSIVRQRQEAPLIFNIAGTGSSHQARLMLIMERAFYQAGFHVISLPSPTHSNFISTASETQVPGLLDDDARDMHRVMREAYAAVADTIRVSEFYLTGYSLGAAQAAFVAKFDDDLLASGAEAFDFKKVLMINPPVSLFNSVEILDEMVEAIPGGMDNFNIFFERLLARFAEIYKEEDFLDLSSDFLYLLYKRGQPTEDDLRAVIGVAFRVSSANMLFVSDVFTRSGVVVRRNARLRTPDSLTNYLKVSVRVGFVNYVQHLLYPYFQQRRPGVRLDELIAESSLKSIEGYLRNSPKIGLMTNVDDIILAPGEIDYLKSLFGSRAMIFPKGGHCGNLRHRDNIAAMTGFFTEGWSAR encoded by the coding sequence ATGAAGCGCGGGATTCTATTGGCGGCGTTGCTATGGGCCGCCGCGACGGGCATGGCGCTGGCCGCCGAGGGCCTGCCACTGACCCCTGGGAAAGACTACGAGTTCCCCTTCGACAATGCCTTCGCCGCTACCGTCGTCGGCACCCCCAGCAGGCTCGCCGCCGAGCTGCCCGATCGCGTCCCGAAGCAGGAGATCGGGCTCACCCTCTTCCCGGAAAGGCGCATCCCGGAGCTCTTCTGGTACAACGACAAGCTGCGCTTCTCCATCGTGCGCCAGCGCCAGGAGGCGCCGCTGATCTTCAATATCGCCGGCACGGGATCGAGCCACCAGGCCCGCTTGATGCTGATCATGGAGCGGGCCTTCTACCAGGCCGGATTCCACGTCATCTCCCTGCCGTCGCCGACCCACTCGAACTTCATCTCGACCGCCTCGGAGACCCAGGTGCCCGGACTCCTGGACGACGACGCCCGCGACATGCACCGCGTGATGCGGGAAGCCTACGCGGCCGTCGCGGACACCATCCGGGTCTCGGAGTTCTACCTGACGGGCTACAGCCTCGGCGCGGCCCAGGCGGCCTTCGTCGCCAAGTTCGACGACGATCTGCTGGCGAGCGGCGCCGAGGCCTTCGACTTCAAGAAGGTCCTGATGATCAACCCGCCGGTCAGCCTGTTCAACTCGGTCGAGATCCTTGACGAGATGGTCGAGGCGATCCCCGGGGGCATGGACAACTTCAACATTTTCTTCGAGAGGCTGCTGGCCCGCTTCGCCGAGATCTACAAGGAGGAGGACTTTCTCGACCTCAGCTCGGACTTCCTCTACCTGCTCTACAAGCGGGGACAGCCGACGGAGGACGACCTCCGGGCCGTGATCGGCGTCGCCTTCCGCGTCTCCTCCGCCAACATGCTCTTCGTGTCCGACGTCTTCACCCGCTCCGGCGTCGTGGTGCGCCGGAACGCCAGGCTGAGGACGCCCGATTCGCTGACCAACTACCTCAAGGTCAGCGTCCGGGTCGGCTTCGTCAACTACGTCCAGCATCTGCTCTATCCCTATTTCCAGCAGCGGCGCCCGGGCGTGCGCTTGGATGAGCTGATTGCCGAGAGCAGCCTCAAGTCCATCGAAGGCTATCTGCGCAACTCGCCGAAAATCGGGCTGATGACCAACGTGGACGACATCATCCTGGCGCCCGGCGAGATCGATTACCTGAAATCCCTGTTCGGCAGCCGGGC
- a CDS encoding DUF4410 domain-containing protein: MRLPGSAFCGLLLLVFGSGCASTDVTARRSNVGDEEIPKPTRIIVYSFAATPDDLPADSAIAEHYARRDEPQSEEQKELGRQLGDQVATNLVEDILEMGLPAELAGSGPPPRNGDIVLRGAFITIDEGSRVKRMLIGFGAGAAELRTLVEGYQVTPEGLRPLGSAEVEAAGGYLPGVIVPVGVGAATGRAAASAVVAGGAQVIKEVGPESISAAASRTAEEISGVLREGFKKRGWIEG; this comes from the coding sequence ATGCGCTTGCCGGGCTCAGCTTTCTGCGGGTTGCTTCTCTTGGTCTTCGGTTCGGGCTGCGCCTCAACCGACGTGACGGCGCGGCGGTCCAACGTGGGTGACGAGGAGATCCCGAAGCCGACCCGTATCATCGTCTACAGCTTCGCGGCCACGCCGGACGACCTTCCGGCGGACTCGGCGATCGCCGAGCACTACGCGAGACGCGACGAGCCTCAGAGCGAGGAGCAGAAAGAGCTGGGACGGCAGCTGGGCGACCAGGTGGCCACGAACCTGGTCGAGGACATCCTGGAGATGGGTCTGCCGGCGGAACTGGCCGGCAGCGGGCCGCCACCCAGGAACGGTGACATCGTGTTACGGGGCGCATTCATCACGATCGACGAGGGCAGCCGCGTCAAGCGCATGCTGATCGGCTTCGGGGCGGGGGCCGCCGAGCTCAGGACTCTGGTCGAGGGCTACCAGGTCACGCCCGAAGGCCTGCGGCCGCTGGGCTCGGCCGAGGTCGAGGCGGCCGGGGGCTATCTGCCCGGCGTCATCGTGCCTGTCGGGGTCGGCGCCGCGACGGGCAGGGCGGCGGCCAGCGCGGTGGTCGCGGGCGGGGCCCAGGTCATCAAGGAGGTCGGTCCGGAGAGCATCAGCGCCGCCGCCTCGCGCACCGCCGAGGAAATCTCGGGCGTACTGCGCGAAGGCTTCAAGAAGCGCGGCTGGATCGAGGGATAA